In a genomic window of Bactrocera dorsalis isolate Fly_Bdor unplaced genomic scaffold, ASM2337382v1 BdCtg013, whole genome shotgun sequence:
- the LOC105227577 gene encoding uncharacterized protein LOC105227577, which translates to MRPTTVPIWQFLLIFVAACLQSLVECKSFFGIGTRIHNDQLLLKDVQQARSVGVDKGQEVGFNYAIPEPITYIEIVSEQNVLADVNFRYQDNLVVGSIIALNNANATETTESIEPFVVQISIYGFNDTVLNVNPSYILNRDQQFQGILGPYSSEDFDYEIDDDDFEEPDRKNASDEAIDELEEDMSYTDDFGDPDKIIELGERQPDDYLVYETYQTSQTNSQEPSNHSVTFYYIDSNFITYVRFIIFDHTVNKASDDFTPPGAVYSHFSPSSLKATITDANTTNLFVQMLIYGYQPDDLPVSYKPFLPRVLDFTIESPLERLKLLLNSKLNKNLDDSEEINFETGERNSMPNNSSTTDATTRNHVNDFAVFNVILVCFLVHLNLFV; encoded by the exons ATGCGTCCAACGACAGTGCCGATTTGgcaatttttactaatttttgtcGCCGCTTGTCTACAGTCATTGGTCGAGTGTAAATCTTTTTTCGGCATTGGTACACGCATCCACAATGATCAATTACTGCTAAAAGATGTACAACAAGCACGTTCGGTCGGCGTCGATAAGGGGCAAGAAGTTGGCTTTAATTATGCCATTCCAGAGCCCATCACTTACATCGAAATAGTTTCCGAGCAA AACGTTTTGGCCGACGTCAACTTCAGATATCAAGATAATTTGGTGGTAGGTAGTATAATTGCACTTAACAATGCAAACGCCACGGAAACAACAGAGAGTATAGAACCATTTGTAGTGCAGATATCTATTTATGGATTCAATGATACTGTACTCAATGTAAATCCATCgtatatactgaatagagatcagcAATTCCAAGGCATACTTGGACCATATTCTAGCGAAGATTTTGACTATGAAATTGATGATGATGACTTTGAAGAGCCGGATAGGAAGAACGCAAGTGATGAAGCAATAGATGAGTTGGAAGAAGATATGAGCTATACCGATGATTTTGGAGACCCTGATAAAATAATCGAATTAGGCGAGCGTCAACCAG ATGATTACCTAGTGTATGAGACGTACCAGACGTCACAAACTAACTCACAGGAGCCGTCAAACCACAGCGTCACCTTCTATTATATTGACAGCAATTTTATAACCTATGTGCGTTTCATAATATTCGAT CACACTGTCAACAAGGCGTCAGACGATTTCACTCCACCAGGAGCTGTGTACAGTCACTTCTCCCCCAGTAGCCTCAAAGCTACCATCACTGACGCCAACACCACTAACCTATTTGTGCAGATGCTTATCTATGGTTATCAGCCAGACGATCTTCCAGTCAGTTACAAGCCATTTTTACCGAGAGTTCTCGATTTTACAATCGAATCGCCTTTAGAGCGTTTGAAATTGCTACTAAAttcaaagttaaataaaaacctCGACGATTCGGAGGAGATCAATTTCGAGACAGGCGAGAGAAACTCAATGCCCAATAATAGTAGCACAACGGATGCGACTACTAGAAACCATGTAAATGATTTTGCAGTATTCAAtgtaattttggtttgtttCTTAGTACATTTAAATCTCTTTGTATAA
- the LOC105227578 gene encoding tubby-related protein 4, with product MHLHFEPSVNTKCDCTILSLSWMGKVPDDIPEDEGWKLNRTNYYQEGWLATGNIRGIVGVTFTTSHCRRNLDFPTRTNYNLRGHRSDVILVKWNEPYQKLASCDSSGIIFVWIKYEGRWSIELINDRNTPVTYFSWSHDGRMALICYQDGFVLVGSVAGQRYWSSMLNLESTITCGIWTPDDQQVYFGTTHGQIIVMDVHGAMVSQVQLCNDVGITAMAWSCEKFKMEEGEESEPGVTNASKRSFVLAVSFQNGFIYLIKSYDDVSPAHINTGLSGSIGMVMEWSNSRELLAVAGTAQTSLNTFDQQGAPIYENILKFYTESGRILYQTRLPNTSATVSALTWGHNDKRLFIATGTQVHIAWVSRRIASLQMLCRLQIQTSIGSERSLPLLPLPSRIRSLIGNLFAQTIRCCVPDLKSVREFVSRPPMCSTRLHCTMIRHDEDPTQNTGICYTLYLEYLGGLVPLLKGKRTSKIRPEFVIFDPQANDSPVFVQYSPEWKSSSGSSQSTTTGQSGRTDSSDSEFEERYRSSPRPLRHRKLRQKKRNQSNGEKYSVNTNIDPDSLDELAYVDTLPEEEKLVEVTSNIWGTKFKIHGLAKTVPANLGQITYKTSLLHLQPRQMTLVITELRDDFPSGPDPTFNPNIFSEDEDDAALHNGSKSNGNTYNLLTNAENQMRATSTAAATHRRLNEFSPPIAPMSPRPNHLLARHKNALNNNGIQCAIGSTGLSPLARAESYDDDSSNESQEVNGYHNGARVNLPTGNLLHTTNGSNNNKMVRPKNITATTPGIRSSLGPGYSSFKNNYSRSSSNSSSQSRHAISPLYCDGSVPTLQSPKNAVAPTDIIFERPAVSGNGQTTVMSYSSNTDYANNVVQVKNVLLPEMIRSTNSHVNPVPLNLNLNLERMDARLKTTACSTNFTANNNPINNNNTKRRDISYIDEEVQSPTQQALITFTPVSTPVEVRMKRTTTVVSIAPALPDSITRSCSVGYLDSDAITPSDEALMALRRDAPTKRLILVDKRKTRKKRQNNEDSRKPKLERSGKSKSLDSCELVFSQTKLTSKEPEKAPRKLQEIAEGKTSGTDTTEPTKCFKCHRSVSPNEQCKHCQPVQTAVDEQPKKEEKIRIVSTPQKKDFTANTQFYESLYKSQEQQKQIQRKTGGTPRKKKLDVITSFTDSPLFTRKHRFGIRSRSKETGSSSETNTESTTPLLGRKNDNGFNFVKQLTEVRWRRREAQNNVTTVKNQRDYLGHTQCANTNGNAVEATPVEAKASVSLQAQALTTLENIISRLRDLDEGRLTPPATPKRLPRSSPASPAVSKKNKRQSSSPIRHFLNSPLLNRRYRKKQCLIESSDDEGNGTNGSGEENGGASYNKQYRDLETFQKAQLLQKLKRGKIEPNGSSSYSSPAPVRREFVMHNKAPMWNELSQVYQLDFGGRVTQESAKNFQIEFRGKQVMQFGRIDGNAYTLDFQYPFSALQAFAVALANVTQRLK from the exons ATGCATCTGCATTTCGAACCGAGTGTGAATACAAAATGTGATTGCACAATACTGTCGCTCTCATGGATGGGTAAAGTTCCTGATGATATTCCAGAG GATGAGGGCTGGAAActgaatcgaacaaactattACCAAGAAGGATGGCTGGCTACCGGCAATATTCGCGGCATTGTCGGCGTGACATTTACAACCTCACATTGTCGCAGAAATTTGGATTTTCCGACACGTACCAACTACAATCTGCGCGGGCATCGATCCGAT GTGATTTTGGTGAAATGGAATGAACCATATCAGAAATTGGCATCGTGTGATAGTTCCGGTATCATATTTGTGTGGATCAAATATGAAGGCCGATGGTCCATCGAACTGATTAACGATCGCAATACGCCAGTTACGTATTTCTCCTGGTCGCACGATGGACGTATGGCGCTAATTTGCTATCAGGACGGTTTTGTGCTGGTAGGCTCGGTAGCCGGTCAGCGTTATTGGTCATCAATGTTGAATCTGGAGTCAACCATTACATGCGGTATTTGGACACCAGACGATCAGCAAGTATATTTTGGCACCACACATGGCCAGATCATCGTTATGGACGTGCATGGAGCGATGGTGTCGCAAGTGCAGCTCTGCAATGATGTTGGCATAACAGCAATGGCGTGGTCATGTGAGAAGTTCAAAATGGAAGAGGGTGAAGAATCCGAGCCAGGTGTTACCAATGCTT CTAAACGTTCTTTTGTTTTGGCTGTTAGCTTTCAAAATGGCTTTATATACTTGATAAAGTCTTACGATGACGTCTCGCCTGCACATATCAACACAGGGCTTAGCGGCAGCATAGGCATGGTAATGGAATGGAGTAATTCGCGTGAATTGCTCGCAGTTGCTGGCACTGCGCAGACTTCGTTAAACACGTTTGACCAACAAGGGGCGCcgatttatgaaaatattttgaaattttacaccgAATCTGGCAGAATACTGTACCAAACACGCTTACCGAATACCTCCGCAACGGTGTCGGCCCTTACATGGGGTCACAACGACAAGCGTCTGTTCATTGCGACTGGCACCCAAGTGCACATTGCGTGGGTGTCCAGACGTATAGCGTCACTCCAAATGTTATGTCGCCTACAAATACAGACAAGCATTGGCTCAGAACGCTCGTTGCCCTTGCTACCGTTGCCGTCACGAATTAGGAGTCTGATTGGCAATCTTTTTGCTCAAACAATAAGA TGCTGTGTACCTGATCTTAAATCCGTACGTGAGTTCGTCTCCCGGCCACCTATGTGTTCGACACGCTTGCACTGCACTATGATACGACACGACGAGGATCCTACTCAAAATACAGGCATTTGCTACACACTCTATTTGGAATATTTGGGTGGCCTTGTGCCACTTCTCAAGGGCAAACGCACCTCGAAAATACGTCCAGAGTTCGTGATATTTGATCCACAAGCGAATG ATTCCCCGGTTTTCGTGCAATACTCACCAGAATGGAAAAGCTCTTCCGGCTCGAGCCAATCTACAACCACCGGACAAAGCGGCAGAACGGATTCTTCTGATAGTGAGTTTGAAGAACGTTACCGTAGCTCTCCACGTCCATTACGTCATCGGAAATTGCGTCAGAAAAAGCGAAATCAGAGCAATGGAGAAAAATATTCTGTGAACACTAATATTGATCCCGATAGCTTGGATGAACTCGCCTACGTTGATACACTTCCTGAG GAAGAAAAACTGGTTGAGGTTACCTCAAATATTTGGggtacaaaatttaaaattcatggaCTTGCCAAAACCGTCCCAGCCAATTTAGGCCAAATAACGTATAAAACGTCCCTATTGCATCTGCAGCCAAGGCAAATGACACTAGTTATAACAGAACTGCGTGACGACTTTCCTTCGGGTCCGGATCCAACTTTTAATCCGAACATTTTTTCCGAAGACGAAGATGATGCCGCTCTACACAATGGCAGTAAAAGCAATGGTAATACATACAACTTACTGACAAATGCGGAGAACCAAATGAGAGCTACATCAACGGCGGCAGCCACACATCGTCGCCTCAACGAGTTCTCCCCACCTATTGCGCCAATGTCACCACGTCCTAACCACCTATTGGCGCGACACAAAAACGCACTAAATAACAATGGAATACAGTGTGCGATAGGCAGCACTGGCTTAAGTCCATTGGCTAGAGCCGAATCTTATGATGATGATTCGTCAAATGAATCACAGGAGGTAAATGGCTATCACAATGGCGCCAGAGTCAACCTACCGACCGGCAATTTACTTCATACCACAAACGgatcaaataacaacaaaatggtGCGTCCGAAGAATATTACTGCCACTACACCGGGTATACGTAGCAGCCTAGGACCAGGCTATAGTAGCTTCAAAAATAACTACAGCCGTTCTAGTTCGAACTCGAGCTCACAGTCCCGCCACGCTATATCGCCTCTGTACTGTGATGGTTCGGTTCCAACGTTACAATCACCGAAAAATGCCGTCGCGCCAACGGATATAATATTCGAACGTCCTGCTGTTTCGGGCAATGGTCAGACCACGGTTATGTCCTACTCCAGCAATACGGATTACGCTAACAATGTTGTGCAAGTGAAGAATGTTTTGTTGCCCGAAATGATTCGGTCTACAAACAGTCATGTGAACCCAGTACCTTTAAATCTTAATTTGAACCTTGAACGCATGGATGCCAGACTAAAAACAACAGCGTGTAGCACTAATTTCACAGCGAATAATAATcccattaacaacaacaacacaaaacgTCGAGATATTTCATATATAGATGAAGAAGTTCAATCGCCCACCCAGCAAGCTTTGATAACTTTCACTCCCGTCTCTACACCCGTCGAAGTTCGCATGAAGCGCACAACAACCGTAGTGTCCATCGCGCCAGCTCTGCCTGATTCGATTACCAGAAGTTGTAGTGTTGGTTATTTGGACTCGGATGCTATTACACCGTCTGACGAAGCCTTAATGGCGCTGCGAAGAGACGCACCCACTAAACGTTTGATCTTAGTAGACAAACGTAAGACTAGAAAAAAACGTCAAAATAATGAG GACTCCCGCAAACCAaagttggaaagatcaggtaaATCAAAGAGTTTGGATTCCTGCGAATTAGTCTTCAGTCAAACAAAACTAACCAGCAAGGAACCCGAAAAGGCACCACGAAAACTTCAGGAAATCGCTGAAGGTAAAACCAGTGGCACCGACACCACTGAACCAACGAAATGTTTTAAATGTCACCGAAGTGTTAGTCCCAACGAACAATGTAAACATTGCCAGCCAGTCCAAACTGCAGTCGACGAGCAACCAAAGAAGGAAGAGAAAATACGTATAGTGTCCACCCCGCAGAAGAAAGACTTCACAGCCAACACGCAGTTTTATGAAAGTTTATACAAGAGTCaggaacaacaaaaacaaatccaaCGTAAAACGGGCGGAACACCGAGAAAGAAAAAGTTGGATGTAATTACTAGCTTCACCGACAGTCCACTTTTTACGCGAAAGCATCGTTTTGGCATCAGAAGTCGGAGCAAAGAAACTGGTAGTAGCAGTGAAACGAACACCGAAAGCACCACACCGTTGCTGGGTCGTAAAAATGATAATGGATTTAACTTCGTTAAACAATTAACCGAGGTACGCTGGCGCCGTAGAGAGGCGCAGAATAATGTGACTACTGTAAAAAATCAACGCGATTACTTGGGGCACACTCAATGCGCCAACACGAATGGGAATGCTGTTGAGGCCACGCCGGTGGAAGCTAAAGCCTCTGTCTCTTTGCAAGCGCAG GCACTTACAACATTAGAGAACATAATCAGCCGTTTACGAGACCTCGACGAGGGCCGCCTCACACCGCCCGCCACACCAAAACGCCTACCACGAAGCTCACCAGCATCGCCAGCCGTCAGTAAAAAGAACAAACGTCAGAGTAGTTCGCCCATTCGGCACTTTTTGAATTCACCTCTGCTAAATAGGCGCTATCGCAAAAAACAATGCCTCATAGAAAGTTCAGATGACGAAGGCAACGGTACAAATGGGTCAGGCGAAGAAAACGGTGGTGCCAGTTACAATAAGCAATATCGTGATTTGGAAACATTCCAAAAGGCACAGCTACTACAAAAG CTAAAACGTGGCAAAATAGAGCCGAATGGTTCTTCGAGCTACTCAAGTCCAGCTCCAGTTCGACGAGAATTCGTGATGCACAACAAAGCGCCAATGTGGAATGAGCTAAGTCAGGTGTATCAGCTGGATTTTGGTGGACGTGTCACACAAGAGTCAgccaaaaatttccaaattgaaTTCCGTGGCAAACAG GTAATGCAATTCGGTCGCATCGATGGAAACGCATACACATTGGATTTTCAATATCCATTTTCGGCATTACAAGCGTTCGCTGTTGCGCTCGCCAATGTTACGCAAcggttgaaataa
- the LOC105227579 gene encoding uncharacterized protein LOC105227579: MSDKAVEKVGRPMKYPYTFSAKIAQFPLKHYIQKQWIWKYYFVAFGLCIPVFYKISKLANSPENKKKWAESQAKEAAEHH; the protein is encoded by the exons ATGTCTGATAAAGCGGTTGAGAAAGTTGGACGCCCAATGAAGTATCCATATACTTTCAGTGCAAAAATTGCCCAATTCCCTCTGAAGCATTATATCCAAAAGCAATGGATTTGGAAATACTATTTCGTTGCCTTCGGTTTGTGCATTCCTGTCTTCTATAAAATCAGCAAATTGG ccaACTCAcccgaaaacaagaaaaagtggGCCGAGAGCCAGGCAAAGGAAGCTGCCGAACATCATTAG
- the LOC105227580 gene encoding TBC1 domain family member 5, with product MYVQGIEAIKQYMPKDNSQISTNIKEERGQELSTTDTMSSAERYREEWDNLLKILDEDPEYIREQALEGDLKVSKFRSIYWSLLLRVLNPNYRSWKEQREMQRKRYEKLKDEFIKDPHDNTVPDDNPLSQSEESVWNQYFSDRELFAVISQDVIRTFPGVDFFRKPLIQNAMCNILFYYAREHPYMCYRQGMHEILAPLLFVFYGDQQSLLHFSEIAQNQTSELLLNVLDPNYLEADTYSLFSRLMSSIESYYRIKNFAQPHERFHAESETNHGMGTGVEIISQLISIREKILAKEDLHLHNYLLKLDIPLHIFGIRWLRLLFGREFALLDLLVIWDAIFADSDHFDLPNYILVAMLIRIRDKLLLSDQTSCLTYLMRYPNNVDVNLILRHALHMLMPKRFERPINAFVYFTNNKQKGAIQNSRSTNFSNTESSNKSPKGSSTSKGDNFSKMEQHIAKLQTQNAADSAARLRKDVAEEESAIAEGLSRNSQELINLELRNAETIISIARNKLQLYVATMKKHTQGNSSRELLQALDGIEELCDFLDVKFVFPIHAARPPIDEALEANEHENSKKGRWKNYNSRESTAMPSGTGINHGGSGEIRKEVEKPRKIVTDKELLSEFSAIAINAYERPEENISSNPSHLLGNSREIELITIEPSECVVEPVVDNLPRITSKEGTEAPSSSKISQRSELGQ from the exons ATGTATGTTCAAGGCATTGAAGCTATAAAACAATATATGCCTAAAGATAACTCTcaaatttctacaaatattaAGGAAGAGCGAGGCCAAGAATTAAGTACAACCGACACAATGTCATCGGCAGAACGGTAtag GGAAGAATGGGATAAtctgttaaaaattttggaTGAGGACCCCGAGTATATAAGGGAGCAAGCATTAGAAGGTGATTTAAAAGTTTCAAAGTTCCGAAGCATTTATTGGTCATTATTGCTACGTGTTTTAAATCCTAATTACCGTAGTTGGAAAGAACAAAGGGAGATGCAACGGAAGCG GTACGAAAAGCTGAAAGACGAATTTATAAAGGACCCTCATGATAATACGGTACCTGATGATAATCCACTGTCCCAATCGGAGGAG AGCGTATGGAACCAATATTTTAGCGACAGAGAACTCTTTGCTGTTATAAGCCAAGATGTTATTCGAACTTTCCCGGGTGTGGACTTCTTTCGTAAGCCGTTAATACAAAATGCCATG TGTAACATTCTTTTCTATTACGCACGAGAACATCCTTATATGTGTTACCGCCAAGGTATGCATGAAATTCTTGCACCTCTATTATTTGTGTTCTATGGCGACCAACAGTCACTGCTTCATTTTTCGGAGATAGCTCAAAATCAAACAAG TGAACTTCTTTTAAATGTGCTGGACCCAAATTACTTGGAAGCTGATACTTA cTCTTTATTTTCCCGTTTGATGTCATCCATTGAGTCTTACTATAGGATAAAGAATTTCGCACAACCACACGAGCGCTTCCATGCGGAAAGTGAG ACAAATCATGGCATGGGAACCGGTGTAGAAATCATAAGTCAACTTATATCAATTCGTGAAAAGATTCTTGCCAAAGAGGATTTGCACTTGCACAACTACCTTTTGAAACTCGATATACCGTTACATATATTTGGAAT TCGTTGGCTTCGTTTACTCTTCGGTCGAGAATTCGCACTTCTCGATTTGTTAGTAATTTGGGATGCGATATTCGCAGATAGCGACCATTTCGATTTACCAAACTACATTTTAGTGGCAATGCTGATACGCATTCGTGACAAATTGCTGCTCAGCGACCAAACAAGCTGCCTTACATACTTGATGCGCTATCCGAACAACGTCGATGTGAATTTAATTCTACGTCATGCATTGCACATGCTTATGCCAAAAAGATTTGAACGTCCCATCAATGCGTTTGTCTATTTTACGAACAACAAGCAAAAGGGAGCAATACAAAACTCACGTAGTACGAATTTTAGTAATACCGAGTCTTCCAATAAATCACCAAAAGGTAGCTCAACTTCAAAAGgtgataatttttcaaaaatggagCAGCACATAGCAAAGCTACAAACACAAAATGCTGCAGACTCTGCGGCACGGTTACGAAAAGACGTTGCTGAAGAAGAAAGCGCCATCGCCGAAGGCCTTTCCAGAAAT aGTCAAGAACTGATTAATTTGGAATTAAGGAATGCTGAAACGATAATATCCATAGCACGAAACAAACTCCAATTATATGTAGCCACTATGAAAAAACATACCCAAGGAAATAGCTCTAGAGAGCTATTGCAGGCATTAGATGGCATTGAGGAACTATGTGATTTTCTAGATGTTAAATTTGTGTTTCCCATTCATGCTGCCAGACCACCAATCGATGAAGCACTTGAAGCTAATGAGcacgaaaattcgaaaaaaggtcgctggaaaaattataatagcaGGGAGAGTACAGCTATGCCTAGTGGCACTGGTATTAATCATGGCGGTAGCGGCGAAATACGCAAAGAGGTTGAAAAACCACGCAAAATTGTTACAGATAAAGAATTGCTTTCGGAATTTTCAGCGATTGCCATCAATGCTTATGAACGTCCAGAAGAGAACATTTCATCCAATCCGTCGCATTTGCTAGGCAACAGCCGTGAAATTGAACTGATAACGATTGAGCCTTCCGAATGTGTTGTGGAACCGGTCGTAGACAACCTACCGAGAATTACAAGTAAAGAAGGAACCGAGGCGCCAAGTAGTAGCAAGATTTCTCAAAGATCTGAATTAGGTCAATGA
- the LOC105227581 gene encoding protein suppressor of variegation 3-7, translated as MEFVCLRNISIKDEPVDYIDNIESSEVMIEPEERTIVDVDPMNLLEAIAERCSEDDQEVNVTSNGDDVGLSDKWKNWIRTYPWLLRRTEGKRLGFCLYCGKDMNVEGACSLQRHDGAMIHKERQHNYEQFLHSCKEAFNEDGLSAIKNEVDDFNAQRISTELIRKRLERSKDLNDFNWTNWQKAHCWLVRQNHADECGTKGYCKYCNCVFDVEFSLNRQRHENSIKHKLNEKMFHSQTVNGENAINLGEICGNGFEAAGYVEIDENNIRMDNRAKNKVLKGRLFDKVPNSSKQRCCRICKVIMDKHSCRKHLKTKLHKKNMHAFAYSARKDKINKGNVNDNTPIDWSKYTKFHKWICADPDDPKYAYCSYCEKRFMYGLSTVKKNLHEKSQSHCEAMKRKLINGTLNNELENQDETGQLNEGDSVNFDADESDRSTVDNVLKRKRAMYTDEWFELNPCYQRNQEDEDYIYCKCCKVQLLIKNLNLGKHERAERHRFSKSAYIQNTKREKLDSSLEESRESVVNLPWMRRTKNGQTYCKYCRVVISNQYKPALHEKTERHKFATQKFLARRNMMLAEGDIMKTEKHQFNAPHDEGGVSEEEVKPVMDAGGNPQNWHKQYVWLIFSETESREHYGYCNYCKQSVFVPTNKFASKHECTAMHIRAHLTRQNETGASQNSKTEDTPTQSNAIGKFKLYKWLLADPEGNRSFGYCKYCKTRVMTEGLLALAHHNSRSHRKATNSYLQNPDTEIAEENNQMHILDDRIQQTMENINPDESGSETSLATRLTNAHTEMLSLIREMRGNKTRQNMTILSGPLSAAASLSPSDADICYSRVSEQRNGKLEFNVLSQAKRERNTYDLFFESMNETVKRLPSDLAAESRIKIMQIVYDLEMRALQRTPQTTQSPNTTPLSSRSTLAMRERSASVTKPNSDSIIPDNNEQSTNETNQSVTSDAP; from the exons atgGAGTTTGTGTGTTTAAGAAATATAAGCATAAAGGACGAACCAGTTGATTATATTGACAATATTGAAAGTTCAGAGGTGATGATTGAGCCTGAAGAACGCACTATAGTTGATGTAGATCCGATGAATTTGTTGGAAGCTATAGCTGAACGCTGTAGTGAAGACGACCAAGAAGTCAATGTGACATCAAATGGTGATGATGTGGGGTTAAGTGATAAGTGGAAAAATTGGATAAGAACATATCCCTGGTTGTTGCGTAGAACTGAGGGTAAACGCCTAGGTTTCTGCCTCTACTGTGGCAAGGACATGAATGTTGAGGGTGCTTGTTCTCTACAAAGGCATGATGGAGCAATGATACACAAAGAAAGGCAACATAACTACGAACAATTTTTACATTCTTGCAAGGAGGCCTTTAATGA AGATGGGTTATCTGCCATAAAAAATGAAGTTGATGATTTTAATGCACAGCGAATTTCAACAGAATTAATAAGAAAACGTTTGGAAAGATCCAAAGATTTGAATGATTTTAACTGGACTAATTGGCAAAAAGCACACTGCTGGTTAGTACGTCAGAATCATGCTGATGAGTGCGGAACTAAGGGTTACTGCAAATACTGCAATTGTGTTTTCGATGTAGAATTTTCTCTCAATAGACAAAGGCACGAAAATTCTATTAAACACAAACTTAACGAGAAAATGTTTCATAGCCAAACGGTTAATGGAGAAAATGCTATTAATTTGGGAGAAATATGTGGAAATGGATTCGAGGCAGCAGGATACGTGGaaattgatgaaaataatatacgAATGGACAATCGTGCgaaaaa tAAAGTGTTAAAGGGGCGCCTTTTCGATAAAGTTCCAAATTCTAGTAAACAAAGGTGTTGTCGGATTTGCAAAGTGATAATGGACAAACATAGCTGCCGAAAACATTTAAAGACGAAATTGCACAAAAAGAACATGCACGCATTCGCATATAGTGCCAGAAAAGATAAAAT TAACAAAGGAAATGTCAATGATAATACGCCAATTGATTGGAGTAAATATACGAAATTTCATAAATGGATTTGTGCTGACCCAGATGATCCCAAGTATGCCTACTGTTCCTACTGCGAGAAACGATTTATGTACGGCTTGTCAACGGTAAAAAAGAACCTACATGAAAAATCACAATCACATTGCGAAGCCATGAAGCGAAAACTAATAAACGGAACTCTGAATAACGAATTGGAAAACCAAGATGAAACTGGGCAGTTAAATGAAGGAGATAGCGTAAATTTTGACGCCGATGAAAGTGATCGATCAACAGTCGACAATGTCTTGAAAcg CAAACGGGCGATGTATACAGATGAGTGGTTTGAACTAAATCCATGCTATCAGCGAAATCAAGAGGATGAAGATTATATCTATTGTAAATGTTGTAAAGTGCAGCTcctaattaaaaacttaaatttaggCAAACACGAAAGAGCTGAACGTCATAGATTTTCCAAAAGTGCTTATATTCAAAACACGAAGCGGGAAAAACTTGACAGCAGTTT AGAGGAGTCTAGAGAAAGCGTTGTCAACTTACCATGGATGCGACGAACAAAAAACGGCCAAACTTATTGTAAATACTGTCGTGTAGTTATTTCAAATCAGTATAAGCCTGCTCTACATGAGAAAACAGAACGACATAAATTCGCAACTCAAAAATTTCTAGCCCGGAGAAATATGATGTTGGCGGAAGGAGATAT AATGAAAACCGAAAAGCATCAATTTAATGCTCCGCACGATGAAGGTGGAGTTAGCGAGGAAGAGGTTAAACCGGTAATGGATGCCGGTGGTAATCCACAAAATTGGCATAAGCAATATGTGTGGTTAATATTCAGCGAAACCGAATCGCGGGAGCACTACGGTTACTGCAATTACTGTAAACAAAGCGTATTTGTACCCACTAACAAATTTGCGTCAAAACATGAATGCACCGCAATGCATATACGCGCGCATCTAACACGACAAAACGAAACAGGAGCATCACAAAATTCTAAAACGGAGGACACGCCTACGCAAAGTAACGCCATCGGGAAATTTAAGTTATATAAATGGCTTTTAGCTGATCCCGAAGGCAATAGAAGTTTTGGATATTGCAAATACTGCAAAACTCGTGTTATGACTGAAGGTTTATTGGCATTAGCTCATCATAATTCGCGTAGTCATCGGAAAGCGACCAACAGTTATTTACAGAATCCGGATACTGAGATTGCCGAGGAGAACAATCAAATGCACATACTAGACGATAG GATCCAGCAAACTATGGAAAACATTAATCCAGATGAATCTGGTTCCGAAACATCACTGGCTACGCGACTGACTAATGCTCACACGGAGATGCTTAGCTTGATTCGTGAAATGAGGGGTAATAAGACGCGACAGAATATGACAATATTATCCGGTCCATTGTCCGCAGCTGCATCCCTATCACCTTCGGATGCTGATATATGCTATTCACGTGTCTCGGAACAGCGCAATGGCAAGCTGGAGTTCAATGTACTAAGTCAGGCTAAGCGTGAGCGAAACACATACGATTTATTCTTTGAGAGTATGAATGAAACCGTAAAAAGATTACCCTCGGATTTGGCGGCTGAGAGTCgaattaaaattatgcaaatcgtATATGATTTGGAGATGCGTGCATTACAGCGAACCCCTCAAACAACACAAAGTCCGAATACGACACCGTTGTCGTCGCGCTCAACGTTGGCCATGAGGGAGCGCAGCGCTTCGGTTACAAAGCCGAATTCTGATTCGATCATTCCAGATAACAATGAGCAAAGTACAAATGAAACAAATCAGAGTGTTACCAGCGATGCGCCATAA